The Methanofastidiosum sp. region GATTCCTCCGATATAGAAAAGATAAGGCCTGATTTTGAAATTTATGTGGATGCGATATTCGGCGTCGGCGTCAAAGGGACACTCAGGCGCCCCTATTCCGATGTTATTAACAAGGTTAATGAGATTAATGGAGTAAAAGTTTCAATAGATGTTGCATCCCCTTACTTTATGCCAAATGTCGTGGTATCCTTACACACTCCTAAAGAAGGTGCAACTACCGTAGTTGATATAGGGATCCCAAAGGAATTCAATAATCTAACAGGCCCTGGGTATGTCAATAAACTAAACAAAAGATCCTCTGATTCTCATAAAGGTGACAACGGGAAGGTATTAGTTATAGGTGGATCAGAAGAATACCATGGAGCCCCAATATATGCTTCTCTTGCGGCATCCTACTTATCTGATCTTGTATACATAGTATCTCCAAAAAAGTGTGCAAAGGTAATAAAGTCTTACTCCCCTGACTTTATAGTTTTCCCAACCGAAGAAAGTCACTTTGTTTTAGATGATGTGGAATACCTAAAGACTCTCTCTGATAAAGCTGACTCAATACTTTTGGGGGTTGGCATGGGGAGGGATCAAGAAACTATTGATACAGTATTAGAGTTTTTGAAAAATATTTCCTGTAAGAAGATTATAATAGATGCTGATGGCCTCTTTGCAATTAAAGGAAATCTTGACCTCCTAAAGAAAAATGATGTTTGTGTAACTCCTCACCACTCTGAATATCGGATGGTATTTGATGAGCATTTGACACAGGATAATATACTACTCAACGCAGAAAAATACAAAACTTCTATAGTTTGTAAGGGAGAAGTTGATCTTATATCCGATGGTAAAAAAGTTATTAAAAATTTCACAGGAAACGCAGGCATGACAACAGGAGGTACAGGAGATATTCTAGCAGGCTTAATAACTGCTTTCTCTACAAAGGGTACTTTACTAGAAGCAGCTTGTGCAGGGACCTTCCTAAACGGATTAGCAGGAGAAATAACGGCAGAAGAAATGGGAATGAATTTTAGAAGCTCTGACATACTGGATAGGATCCCGAAAGCTCTAAAATTCTCTAGTAACTTTTAATTTATTTTTTTACCTCACACTCAATATAGTTAACAATTTCTTTAGCCCATTTTAGAGCGGCATCAGGGCCATTAGCAGTTATAATTTTTCCATCCCTTACAACATCCTTGTCTTCAAAGACTACTGCTTCTTTGTCAAAAAGATCTGGGCCACCCCACACAGTTGCTTTTTTCCCTCTTAGAACACCAGCTTTTGCCATTATGTTAGGGGCGTAACATATGCCTCCAAATAGTGGTAAAACTCTTTCTGCTTCTTGTATATGCCTATGAAGTGTCTCATCATCAGTAAGATTAAAAGTACCTGGACCTCCAACTAATAGAAAAGCATCATAATCTTCTAGCTTGACCTCCCCAATTCCGATTACATCGATTATTTTTCCAAACTTACTCCAAGCCGTACCTTTTTCGTGAGAAACAACAGTTACAGTGTATCCATTTTCCTCAAATATTGATCTCGGGATAAATAGCTCTTCATCTCTAAAACCTTCTTGGGCAACCCACATCAAAATACATACCATAACATACCTCCAGTTGAAAATAAATTATAATTTAAATAGCAATTATTTCATAGCCTTCTTCCATATACCTTGCCATGCTGGGATGGCCAAATAATTCATCGCAAAGTTTAAGATTTTGTTTCTTTGCTTCTTCAATAGTTCCACTTTTTGTTGCACAGGCTTTACAAACACAGTCGATAAGTCCTTCATCTTTAACTCTCGCATAATAGTAGTTTAGTGGATTTCCAGGTTCGTTTAACTTCCCGATAAGTCCTGTAGCTGAACCTTCAATTATTAACTTAGTATCATACCCTTTAGCATTAAATTCAATAGCATTTATTAATGCATGAACTATGCACATTGGGTCCCCATTAAATGCAAATATTGCAACTTTCCTTTGCATCCAAAATTCGGTCATTTTTCTTTCACCCCATGTATTTGAAATATTGGTAAAGAGTAAATATAAATCTAATTACTTAAATGTAATTTATTATAATTTGATTAGTATTTCCTCTCCTTCGATCTTCACATCATACTTTTCTTCATCGTTTATCTTAAGTTTCAACAGAGGTATCTTAGGCCCAGAAATAGCTTTACCTGTTGTAACATCAAACTTTGATCCATGCTTGGGACAAGTTACTATGTTTCCTTCAAGCTTACCATTAGAAAGGTCACCGCTTCTATGGGTGCATTTATTATCAATTGCATAGAATTTTCCGCCAACATTTGAAACTAGGATTTCTTTTCCCTTAACTTCATATTTCTTCATGCTACCTTCTTTAATATCAGATATCTTACCTACTTTGACAAATTCCATAGAATCCCCATTTATAATCCGGTTTAATCTTATTAAAGTTTACCGTGAATAAATGATAAAGAATAAATAGTAGAAATCAAAATTATGTGCAGGTGATATAATAAAATTATTAAGCAAAGCCTTTAATCAAGGAGAAGTTATCCCCTCTAAATATTCTTATGAAGAAGGGAATATATCGCCACCACTTGAATGGAGCTCTTTGCCTAAAAACACAAAAAGCCTTGCTTTAATTTTAGAAGATCCAGATGCACCAATGTTTAGCTGGACGCACTGGATTGTTTATAATATTCCGATTACCCAGACAGATCTTCCAGAAGGGATCCCTCCAGAAAAAGAAGTTAATGGGATAAAACAGGGAATTAATAGTTGGAAAAAGAATGGTTATGGGGGCCCATGCCCTCCCTGGGGGACTCATCGATACGTTTTCAAATTATATGCTTTGGACACTGAATTAGAAATTGACCCAGAAGCACCTAAATCAGAACTTATAAATCAAATAAAAAATCACGCAATAAGCGAAGCAAAACTCGTTGGGAAATATAAAAGTCATTATGACAAGTGTTTTACTCGTTAAAATCTCCATTTATTAGGCAAATATCACCATTATACTCATAAAAATGTCCATAAATAAAAATAGTAAAAAAAGAAAAGATAAAAATATCTTTTCTTAAATTAATTTCCTGCCCCTTTATAGCGTATCTTTTTTAAAGGTCCTTCGTAGTAGATCTCTACTTCTTCGTTTAGATATTCATAGAGATATCTCTCAACGGTACTTCTTGGTATGTCCGTATCGTTAACAAGTTCCTGAATGAAGTAGTCTCTTCCGCTGTTTTGCTTTTGCTTTAGAAGAACTCTTAGTTCATTAATACGCTTTTCTCTAGTTTCAAATTGTCTTCTCCATCCCATATTTTTTCACCTTTTAGTGCTAACTATCATCTCTCAAATGTTAGTTACTAATATTGATAATCATTAGTATATAAATCTTTTGGTTGTATAGCCTAACATTAATGTAAATAATATTATAATTAATGATATAATTTAATTAAACATTGGATTGCATTATTTTAAATTAACTAATTAATTTGAAAATAAGGTCAACCGAAACCTTTAAATAATAATGAATATATATTCGTTTGGTGAGTAAAATGTGGGGAAGAACATTTCATAGGGGATTTCACGCATATTGCGGCAGAAATCTATATGAGCCAGACTACAGAATTGCAGGACTTGGAAGGGGCCGAGGAGGTCTTGGAAGAGGGCCATGTGCATATTTGATAGAATCTGAGCTTTTTAAAGAGGGAAGAATCTCCAAAGAAGAAGAGAAAAAGATCCTGGGGGACAACATCGACCTCTTAAAGAAAGAGATCCAGCAGTTAGAAGCAAGGCTAAATAAAATTTCAGAAGATGTTGAATAAAATGGTTGGATATCGATATGGCAGGGGTCCGGAAGGAGAGTGTATCTGTCCGAAATGCGGATATAAAGAGCCGCATGAGAGAGGGGCCCCATGCTTGGATAAAAAGTGCCCTAAATGCGGGGCTACAATGATAAGAAATTTGCAGGGATTATGATGAAAGTAGCTATATCTTCAACAGGAACAGAAATAGACTCTGAAGTTGACCAAAGATTTGGCAGATGCAATTACTTTTTAATCGTTGACGTCGAAACAAATAGTTTTGAAGTATTTCGGAATTCATCTGCATCTGCTCCAAATGGGGCCGGCATAGAGGCTGCTAAAAATTTAGCTAAGAAAGGAATTAAAGCGATAATAAGTGGAAACATAGGGCCAAATGCATTTCAGGTTTTAGATGCAGAGGGGATAGACGTTGTGCAAGAATTCAAAGGAACTGTAAACGAGGCAATTAAAAACTTTAAAGAAGGCAACTATTCTAAAGCTTCTTCGCCTAACGTTAGAACACATTCGGGAGTAAGGGGGCGATGATTAAATGAAACTTTGTTTTCCGACAAATGGACATGCAGGATTAGTTGAATCCATAGGGGAGCATTTTGGAAGAACGCCAACGTATACAATATATGACATAGAATCTCATGATGTAAAGGTAATAGAAAATTCCAGTGAACATATGGGCGGAATAGGATATCCTCCCGAGATCATGAAAAAAGAAAAAGTCGATGTTCTAATATGCCGGGGTTTAGGAAAAAGAGCTCTAGGCATGTTTGTTGACTATGGAATTGATGTATATATTGGGGCAACTGGAACTGTTGAGAACTCCCTATCTGACTATAAAAACATGAAATTAAAAAAGGCTACATTTAGTGATTCATGTATTGAACATAAATTTGGTGACCACAACAAAGGAAGTTGTCACCATTAATTTTCTTTTCTAACTAGTGAGAAGATGATACTTTCTATAGCAAGTGGTAAAGGGGGCACAGGTAAAACTACCGTTTCCGTTAATTTGGCATTAAGCCTAGGCCGAGTTCAATTGATAGATTGTGATGTCGAAGAACCGAATGACAATATTTTCATCAAAGCCAATATAGATAGTATTCAAGATGTTAACGTAGAAATACCTCAAATTGATTCTGAAAAGTGTTTAAATTGCGGAGCATGTGCAGATTTTTGTAGCTTTAATGCTATAGTTGACCTTTCTTCAGGCATAAAGATCTTTTCAGGACTATGTCATTCTTGTGGAGGGTGTAAATTAGTATGCCAAAACGATGCTATAAGTTGGAAAGATAAAAAAATTGGCAGTATAAGAAAAGGAAAAAATGAGGATATTTTATTTTGTGAGGGCATTTTAGATATCGGAGAGAGTCGACCAACACCAATAATAAAATCCCTAAAGTATCAAATAAGGACAGGCATTGATACAATACTTGATTGCCCTCCAGGAACTTCTTGCTCATTTCTTGAAACAGTAAATGGGTCTGATTTCTGTATACTAGTTACAGAACCAACTCCTTTTGGCTTCAATGATCTAAAGATCGCCGTAGAAGCATTGAAAGAAATGGGCGTTCCGTTTGGAGTTGTAATTAATCGTGATGGGATAGGCGACGATGAAATTGAAATCTTCTGTAAAAAAGAAATGATTCCAATATTGCTCAAAATACCTTATAATAAAGAAATTGCCAAGTTGTATTCTAAAGGGGAGTCATTTATAGATTATTTTCCTGAAATATCTGGGCAGCTTGTTTTTGTATTTAATAATATTAAAGGTATGGTAAAATGAAACAGATTGCTATCGTTAGTGGCAAGGGCGGAACAGGTAAGAGTTCATTAGCATTGGCCTTTTCATCTTTAGCTAAAAATGCAGTCATTGCAGATTGTGATGTCGACGCTTCAAATCTACATATAGTCTTGAATCCCACAGTATTAAAAACTGAAGAATTTATAGGCTCACAAATAGCCCAAGTGGATAAAAATAAGTGTACAAATTGTATGAAATGCTACCTTGGATGTAAATTTAGTGCAATTACTAAAGAAATTGAAATAAAAGAATCGTTGTGCGAGGGCTGTGGGGTATGCCGTTTAGTATGCCCTGAAAAAGCCATAACTATGAAGGATAAGGTATCTGGTTATACATATATCTCTGAAACACGTTTTGGCCCATTGGCGCATGCATTTTTAAAACCTGGGGCCGAATCATCTGGAAAACTAGTAAATGAAGTAAGAAAAAATGCAATAGAGATTTCAATTAAGAATAATAAAGGGCTAATACTTATTGATGGACCACCCGGAATTGGATGCCCTCTAATATCCACTATTTCAGGAATCAATCTTGCAATCGTTGTAACGGAACCCACCTTTTCTGCCATCCATGACCTTGAAAGGGTATTTGAGGTCAATAAACACTTTGGGGTTAAATCTGTAGTATGTATAAATAAATCGGATATTAATAGTTTCAATACTTCAAAGATTAGAGAATACTGTAATCTCAATGATATTATAGTTATTGGAGAAATACCTTATGATCCAATTGTAAACTCTGCAATAGTATCGCGCAAGACATTAATTGAACTTTCAGATTCACAACTTTCATCTAAAATAATTGAAATATGGAAAAAAATTTTGGAGGAAATAAATGGATAAAATGGAACCAAATGATAAGATTGTTTTTGGACCTGTACCTTCGAGGAGATTAGGCGCAAGTCTTGGAATAAATAATATACCTCCCAAGATATGCTCTTATTCTTGCATTTATTGCCAAATTGGGAAAACCTATAAAATGACTTCAGATCGAAACACATTTTATAAAAATGAAGATATTTTTGAATGTGTAAGATCTAAGCTAAAAGACATCTACTATAAAGGAGGCCATGTCGATTACCTTACTTATGTTCCAGACGGAGAACCAACTCTTGACATTGAACTTGGTAAAGAAATAGAACTATTGAGTTCATTAGGAATTAAAATTGCTGTTATCACAAATTCTTCATTGTTGGCTAAAGAAGATGTTAGAGAAGACTTGTATAAAGCAGATCTTGTTTCTGTAAAGATTGATTCAATTGATCCAGAAATATGGAAGAAGATAAACAGGCCGCATAAATCCCTAAATCTAGAAGAAATAAAATCAGGAATCATTGAATTTTCTATGGGATTTAAAGGATTGTTACTAACTGAAACAATGCTAGTTAGAGGGTATAATGACAATGCTATTGACCTCAACAATACCGCCAACTTTATCAAAAGATTAAATCCACAGCGGAGCTATATATCTGTACCAATAAGGCCGCCTGCTGAGAAATTAGTACAAATACCAAATGAAGAAAATATCAATATAGCATACCAAATATTTAATGATAATAATCTAAACACAGAATTGTTACTTGGTTACGAAGGAAATGATTTTTTCTATTCCGATAATCTTGAAGAAGAACTTTTGAGTATAGTCTCAGTTCACCCCATGAGGGATGATGCAATTAATTCATATCTTACAAAAGCCAATTCAAATTGGAAATTTATAGAGTCCCTTATCAACGAAAATAAAATAAAAGAAATAGAGTATAAAGGCCACAAATATTATCTGAAGAAGATTTAATCCTTTAGAAGGAATTTATCTAGTACGTCTTTTGCCTTTTCCCTGTTTTCTTGGTGTTTTGTAATAAATTTAACAAGTTTCTCACTTAAGAGATTCTTACATTCTCCGCAGAATACCTCTCCGCTCTTACAACCATCGTGTATTTCTTTTATCTTTTTATTATCCTCTTCAAAGATGAAGTATAGATATTGGTAGATTGTGCATACTCCGGGATTGCCACCTTTTTCTTTGTGCTCTTTTACTGTCTGGCCACCGCCGGTAAATGCCCTTTTTACTTTTTTATCTACTTCTTTTGGGGGGTCAACAGAAAAGATGGCGGTATCGCTCTTTGATGCGGACATCTTACCGCTTGGCCCTTCAAGGCCTGGAAGGAACATGTTGTGTATGGCAGCGGGTTTATAATAACCAAGCTTTGGGGCAACATCCCTTGTTATTCTCCAGTAAGGGTCTTGATCAATTGCAGCTGGAATTAAAACTGGAACATTATATCCTTTAAGAACTGAAGGTAAAAAACAAGGTGCAGCCTGCACAGAGGGGAAGAAAACCATCCCAATATTAGTTGAGTTCTTGAAACCAAATACGGCTTTAGCTGTTGAAGTTGTCACATTCTTTGCAACTTGGATTGATATTCTGTAGAGCGTTTTAGCATAGTCAATATCAGAGAATATAAAGGTCTTTTTTGGATCAAATCCTAAGGCGATGACATCTAAAGCATTTTCATAGGCAAAAGCATGTGTTTGTTCAAGCGTAAGATCTGGCCTCATCATGAACTTTTCATCATCAGTCATCTGAAAATAAAATTCACAATCGAATTTGTCCTGAAGCCACTTACAGAATATCCATGGAACTAGATGTCCAAGGTGGGTGTGGCCAGAAGGCCCCCTCCCTGTATAAAGAGCAAACTTTTCTCCCTCTTCATATTTCTTTAAAATCCAGCCAAGATCCCTATGAGAAAAAAACAATTTCCTTCTAAGGAAAGGGTGCAAATCTCCTGTATATTTTTTTATTGTATTCAATAAATCTTCAGTTAGAATATCTGTTCCGAACTGTTTAATTAGTTTATTATAATCAATTTCTCCCTCGACTTCCCAAGGAGTGACAACAGATTCATCCATAATATCAGAATAACCTGATTTTAATGCTTTTTAAATTTAATCTTTTCTTATTTCTTTTCTCTGGGCCATTCTGTAAGCGCAGACTACAAGGGTCTTACCAGATAGTTCTTTATCTAATTCATCATCGCCCGTATCAACTAATAGAAAAGGGGTATTCTCTAATTTTTGAGGAGTTGCAATAATTATAATATTATCTTTGCCAACTTTTCTTAAAACTTGACTTGAAATCTGTTGATTTCCTCTACCAAAAACAAATCCCTGTGCCCCTATCGGGCTCACTATTATTTTGACACTCTTTTCATCTTTGATATATTCTAAGATTGCCTTTTCATTGACATCACTTGCAATTAGTTTTTCATCTTTTATTAAGTCTACACCGAGCATTGTCTTCTTCAGACCCATAACTTCTGCAATCTTTGCTGTTGTTGAACCAGCACCGACTATATACAAAGAACCGTCGGACATAAATTCACTTGCAAATACTGCTATCCCATCCTTTGCCATTTCTTCGTCGTGGCCTTCAAATAAAGCCTTGGCATCTTGCACCAAATTTGGTATATACGGTGTTTTTAGATATCCATACAACTTCATTTTGAATTTATCTGCCCTATAGCTTTCCTCATCAATATCTAATACGTCAGAATCTTTGTACTTAGAATTTCCTTCTAAAAAAGCTTTAAGGATATCTGACGCGGCTTTTGGATTAATTGCAAAAACTGATGAAAACATCTTTACTCCTGCAGGCATTCCGATAACTGGAATATCTTTACCGATGGCCTCACAAATATCTCTTGCTGTACCATCTCCCCCGCAGAATATTATGAGCTCAACTTTTCTCTTTTTGAACTCTTCTATCGTTTTTAGAGTATCATCTCTACTAGTTAATCCCTTAACTGTATAAACAACTTCATATTCAAGCTCTTTGTTTTTTATTAAGTCTTCACCCATCTCGCCAGAAGGAACAAGAAATTTTACATCTTTTACTTTGCCAAGTGATTCAAAAAATACTTCTGCCCTCTTTTTTGACACCTTTTCTGCACCAAGTTCCAGGGCTTTTTCATATAGTCCGTCAGTTCCTTTTAGCCCAACTGAACCCCCCATACCAGAAATTGGATTGACCAAAAAACCAAGAGTTTTCATTTTATCACAAAAATAAAAAAATAGGAGGATTAATCCTCCTTGATGTTTGGAAGTTTTTTAAGAGACTGTTTTACAAGTTCTACTGGGTACTCGTAGTCTGTTAGTTTGCCATGAAGGTAGAGTTCGTAAGATTTAAGGTCAAAGTGTCCATGTCCGCTTGCATTGAATAGGATTACCTTTTCTTCGCCAGTTTGTTTACACTTCTTTGCTTCTTCAATAACAGATTTAACTGCATGGGCAGTTTCTGGGGCCGGAACATGACCTTCTGTTTGTGCAAAGAGCATTGCCGCTTCAAATACTTCAGTTTGGTGGTATGCTTGAGCTTCGATAATGTTTTGATCTTTTAGTGCACTTACTATAGGTGATGCACCGTGGTACCTTAATCCTCCGGCATGGATGCCTGGGGGGATGAAGTCATGACCCAAAGTAAACATTTTTGCAATTGGACCTAACTTTGTGGAGTCACCATAATCGAATGCA contains the following coding sequences:
- a CDS encoding NAD(P)H-hydrate dehydratase, with product MDTYIIDSNCKYYGLDTPILMENAGRGVASEIEKRFGTRNKIAVFCGLGNNGGDGFVAARYLSKENRVTVYLIGDPENIKEGAAVSKWNLLKHLDIEKILIKDSSDIEKIRPDFEIYVDAIFGVGVKGTLRRPYSDVINKVNEINGVKVSIDVASPYFMPNVVVSLHTPKEGATTVVDIGIPKEFNNLTGPGYVNKLNKRSSDSHKGDNGKVLVIGGSEEYHGAPIYASLAASYLSDLVYIVSPKKCAKVIKSYSPDFIVFPTEESHFVLDDVEYLKTLSDKADSILLGVGMGRDQETIDTVLEFLKNISCKKIIIDADGLFAIKGNLDLLKKNDVCVTPHHSEYRMVFDEHLTQDNILLNAEKYKTSIVCKGEVDLISDGKKVIKNFTGNAGMTTGGTGDILAGLITAFSTKGTLLEAACAGTFLNGLAGEITAEEMGMNFRSSDILDRIPKALKFSSNF
- a CDS encoding cytoplasmic protein, with amino-acid sequence MQRKVAIFAFNGDPMCIVHALINAIEFNAKGYDTKLIIEGSATGLIGKLNEPGNPLNYYYARVKDEGLIDCVCKACATKSGTIEEAKKQNLKLCDELFGHPSMARYMEEGYEIIAI
- a CDS encoding non-heme iron oxygenase ferredoxin subunit, translating into MEFVKVGKISDIKEGSMKKYEVKGKEILVSNVGGKFYAIDNKCTHRSGDLSNGKLEGNIVTCPKHGSKFDVTTGKAISGPKIPLLKLKINDEEKYDVKIEGEEILIKL
- a CDS encoding YbhB/YbcL family Raf kinase inhibitor-like protein produces the protein MKLLSKAFNQGEVIPSKYSYEEGNISPPLEWSSLPKNTKSLALILEDPDAPMFSWTHWIVYNIPITQTDLPEGIPPEKEVNGIKQGINSWKKNGYGGPCPPWGTHRYVFKLYALDTELEIDPEAPKSELINQIKNHAISEAKLVGKYKSHYDKCFTR
- a CDS encoding DUF5320 domain-containing protein, yielding MWGRTFHRGFHAYCGRNLYEPDYRIAGLGRGRGGLGRGPCAYLIESELFKEGRISKEEEKKILGDNIDLLKKEIQQLEARLNKISEDVE
- a CDS encoding NifB/NifX family molybdenum-iron cluster-binding protein, translated to MKVAISSTGTEIDSEVDQRFGRCNYFLIVDVETNSFEVFRNSSASAPNGAGIEAAKNLAKKGIKAIISGNIGPNAFQVLDAEGIDVVQEFKGTVNEAIKNFKEGNYSKASSPNVRTHSGVRGR
- a CDS encoding NifB/NifX family molybdenum-iron cluster-binding protein; translation: MKLCFPTNGHAGLVESIGEHFGRTPTYTIYDIESHDVKVIENSSEHMGGIGYPPEIMKKEKVDVLICRGLGKRALGMFVDYGIDVYIGATGTVENSLSDYKNMKLKKATFSDSCIEHKFGDHNKGSCHH
- a CDS encoding P-loop NTPase codes for the protein MILSIASGKGGTGKTTVSVNLALSLGRVQLIDCDVEEPNDNIFIKANIDSIQDVNVEIPQIDSEKCLNCGACADFCSFNAIVDLSSGIKIFSGLCHSCGGCKLVCQNDAISWKDKKIGSIRKGKNEDILFCEGILDIGESRPTPIIKSLKYQIRTGIDTILDCPPGTSCSFLETVNGSDFCILVTEPTPFGFNDLKIAVEALKEMGVPFGVVINRDGIGDDEIEIFCKKEMIPILLKIPYNKEIAKLYSKGESFIDYFPEISGQLVFVFNNIKGMVK
- a CDS encoding 4Fe-4S binding protein, which encodes MKQIAIVSGKGGTGKSSLALAFSSLAKNAVIADCDVDASNLHIVLNPTVLKTEEFIGSQIAQVDKNKCTNCMKCYLGCKFSAITKEIEIKESLCEGCGVCRLVCPEKAITMKDKVSGYTYISETRFGPLAHAFLKPGAESSGKLVNEVRKNAIEISIKNNKGLILIDGPPGIGCPLISTISGINLAIVVTEPTFSAIHDLERVFEVNKHFGVKSVVCINKSDINSFNTSKIREYCNLNDIIVIGEIPYDPIVNSAIVSRKTLIELSDSQLSSKIIEIWKKILEEING
- a CDS encoding radical SAM protein: MEPNDKIVFGPVPSRRLGASLGINNIPPKICSYSCIYCQIGKTYKMTSDRNTFYKNEDIFECVRSKLKDIYYKGGHVDYLTYVPDGEPTLDIELGKEIELLSSLGIKIAVITNSSLLAKEDVREDLYKADLVSVKIDSIDPEIWKKINRPHKSLNLEEIKSGIIEFSMGFKGLLLTETMLVRGYNDNAIDLNNTANFIKRLNPQRSYISVPIRPPAEKLVQIPNEENINIAYQIFNDNNLNTELLLGYEGNDFFYSDNLEEELLSIVSVHPMRDDAINSYLTKANSNWKFIESLINENKIKEIEYKGHKYYLKKI
- a CDS encoding tryptophan--tRNA ligase, producing the protein MDESVVTPWEVEGEIDYNKLIKQFGTDILTEDLLNTIKKYTGDLHPFLRRKLFFSHRDLGWILKKYEEGEKFALYTGRGPSGHTHLGHLVPWIFCKWLQDKFDCEFYFQMTDDEKFMMRPDLTLEQTHAFAYENALDVIALGFDPKKTFIFSDIDYAKTLYRISIQVAKNVTTSTAKAVFGFKNSTNIGMVFFPSVQAAPCFLPSVLKGYNVPVLIPAAIDQDPYWRITRDVAPKLGYYKPAAIHNMFLPGLEGPSGKMSASKSDTAIFSVDPPKEVDKKVKRAFTGGGQTVKEHKEKGGNPGVCTIYQYLYFIFEEDNKKIKEIHDGCKSGEVFCGECKNLLSEKLVKFITKHQENREKAKDVLDKFLLKD
- a CDS encoding ATP-NAD kinase family protein produces the protein MKTLGFLVNPISGMGGSVGLKGTDGLYEKALELGAEKVSKKRAEVFFESLGKVKDVKFLVPSGEMGEDLIKNKELEYEVVYTVKGLTSRDDTLKTIEEFKKRKVELIIFCGGDGTARDICEAIGKDIPVIGMPAGVKMFSSVFAINPKAASDILKAFLEGNSKYKDSDVLDIDEESYRADKFKMKLYGYLKTPYIPNLVQDAKALFEGHDEEMAKDGIAVFASEFMSDGSLYIVGAGSTTAKIAEVMGLKKTMLGVDLIKDEKLIASDVNEKAILEYIKDEKSVKIIVSPIGAQGFVFGRGNQQISSQVLRKVGKDNIIIIATPQKLENTPFLLVDTGDDELDKELSGKTLVVCAYRMAQRKEIRKD